From the genome of Ptychodera flava strain L36383 chromosome 22, AS_Pfla_20210202, whole genome shotgun sequence, one region includes:
- the LOC139122961 gene encoding uncharacterized protein: MGSRPSRVSNQDNSVSKQTESVMIENAELKAKLSEIERKSAGYNLEEIKTIKDENTRLREQNTKLTTEIKELKHCIESGSRAISPTSLHEKKSLNGSIYETSDELETEHRSKRSRKQRSAKNKYVQPMSDIDAYGQGLPLQHNMEKLKFSRSRKSSRRLESNKDGVDNPARNNGTKAVHALDSTVKETPEGRDSPDEHQQKLKEEQHATPNNGESNDVTEINESAEKDHGNTNEEAAAPVTSLTQSPSKGKNVSTDSGIGDANKEKEPVNETAGPSVIDNDVLEDCVKYESQKRFIDLK, translated from the coding sequence ATGGGAAGCCGACCGTCACGCGTCAGTAACCAGGACAACAGCGTCTCGAAGCAGACTGAGAGTGTCATGATTGAAAATGCAGAATTGAAGGCCAAACTTTCAGAGATTGAGAGGAAAAGTGCTGGGTATAACCTTGAGGAAATAAAGACGATAAAAGACGAAAACACAAGGCTTAGGGAGCAGAATACAAAACTTACTACAGAAATCAAAGAGCTGAAACATTGTATTGAATCCGGGTCAAGGGCGATATCTCCAACTTCTCTGCACGAAAAGAAGTCTCTAAACGGATCGATATACGAAACTTCTGATGAACTTGAAACCGAACATCGATCAAAGAGATCAAGAAAACAGCGCAGCGCTAAAAATAAATATGTGCAGCCGATGAGTGACATCGACGCCTACGGGCAAGGACTGCCGCTCCAGCACAATATGGAGAAATTGAAATTCAGTCGGTCGAGAAAAAGTTCGCGGAGATTGGAAAGTAATAAAGATGGCGTTGATAACCCTGCCAGGAACAACGGTACGAAAGCAGTTCATGCTTTGGACAGCACCGTCAAAGAAACGCCCGAAGGACGGGACAGCCCTGACGAACAccaacagaaattaaaagagGAACAACATGCTACGCCTAATAACGGCGAGTCCAATGACGTCACGGAAATAAATGAATCAGCCGAAAAGGATCATGGGAATACAAACGAAGAGGCAGCAGCTCCAGTTACTTCCCTGACTCAATCGCCGTCAAAAGGAAAAAATGTGAGTACGGACTCTGGCATTGGAGACGCAAACAAAGAGAAAGAACCGGTCAACGAGACGGCTGGACCGAGCGTCATCGACAACGACGTACTGGAAGATTGTGTCAAATATGAGAGCCAAAAAAGATTCATCGACCTCAAATGA